The Halotia branconii CENA392 region AGCTTTAATTTTTTCTAACGTTTTAGAAGCGATTAATTATGGTTTTCCTGTACCCATACACATCAAGTTAGACACAGGAATGTCTCGCTTAGGAACTGATTGGCAGCAAGCAGCTGAGTTTGTGCAATTAGTGCAACGCCTACCTCATCTGACGATTGCTAGCATTTATTCTCATCTAGCTACAGCAGATAGTCTTGATCCTACAGTAATGCAAGAACAGCATCGAAGATTTGAGCAAGCGATCGCTCAACTCAAAGAAATAGGAATTAAAATACCCTGCTTGCACCTAGCCAACTCCGCCGCAACTCTGACAGATTCAGCATTGCACTATGATATTGTTCGAGTTGGTTTAGCAGTTTATGGACTTTATCCGGCTGCTCATTTACACACTGCGATTCATTTGAAACCCGTTTTGCAACTGAAAGCACGAGTTACCCAAGTTAAAACAATTGCTGCCGGCACTGGTGTCAGTTACAGTCATAAATTTATTGCCCCCCACGAACTTCGCCTTGCCGTTGTGGGAATTGGTTACGCCGATGGTGTACCGCGCAATCTTTCTCAAAATATGCAAGTATTAATTCGCGGTCAGCGAGTGCCACAAATCGGCACAATTACAATGGATCAATTAATGCTAGATGTCAGTGCTATTCCTGACTTACAAGAAGGAGAAATAGTTACTTTACTAGGAGAGCAGGGAAAAGAACAAATCTCAGCTAACGATTGGGCAGAACAATTAAACACCATTTCTTGGGAAATTCTTTGTGGGTTTAAGCATCGGTTGCCTCGTGTTGCCGTTATCTAAATTATTTGCCAATTCTCTATTCCCATACAATATTTGCTATGCTACTATAGTTGACTGATGCGGATGTGGCGGAATTGGCAGACGCGCTAGATTTAGGTTCTAGTTCCGAGAGGAGTGAAGGTTCAAGTCCTTTCATCCGCATTTGAAAAGATAAAAACATAAATTTAAGCTTATCTTGCTCCATTGTACAGCGACCATCGCCGTCAGGTGTCAGTAGTCAGCGATGCACTGACATGAAGTCCCGCACCTTCAAGGGGTGGAATGAGCTTAATTGCAAATACTTTGTTACAGTTGCGATTTTTAATTGCAATAGCCATACCTAAAATGTAATGGGAGCATCCCACTTTTTTGAACGTCATTGCGAACGTAACGAAGTGGAGTGAAGCAATCGCAAAATCTCTGACTAAAAACAAGTCAATGCGATTGCTTCGTCGTTCCTCCTCGCAATGACACTTATTCTATTGTTGTCAAATAAAAACTGGGATGCACCCAAATGTAATTTGCTACATTCACAATGTATCGTCTTACATTAATGATGTATCGCCTTACATTAGTAATGTATCCCCTTGCATTAATAATGTATTGTCTTACATTCACAATGTATTACCTTACAGAAAAATGATGTAGGTTGAGTTAAGCGCAGCGCAACCCAACATGAATCTAAACCAGCCGAGATGATGCTTCCACAAGCAAATTAGAGCAATCTTATCAAGCAATGTTCAATACTCAAAAAGCTGAAGTTGAAAAGCTAACAAAATTGTTGATGTTTAACCCACAGCATAATCTGTAAATTGGCGTTTAAATGGTGTCAAACTTTTAAGTTGCAGGTAGCGTTAATTACGTGTATTTTCTCAAGCGATTTTAAGTTTAAATTGACACGCTAAATATATAGTCCACTACGCATATATTAACAGCCATGCAAAACACAAATCGCCGTCTCACGCCTCTTAACATTGATCAAGATATTAATTCATTCCACGGTTTGCAAACCATCTCTGATTATCAAACCAGCCGAGATGATGCTTCTAAAAGCAAAATAGATGCATCTTACGAAGCAATGTTAAATGCTCAAAAAGCCGAAGTAGAGAAACTAACTTTATACCGTGCTGCGTCTGATGCGGCTCGATTAGCGGAGTGGGAATTTCACAATGCGGTGTTAGCGATGAAAGAAGTTGTAAGAGGACAGTATGGCTCAGATAGCAA contains the following coding sequences:
- the alr gene encoding alanine racemase encodes the protein MLSRKQTSSVASHQQCDTYAWFSQRAWVEIDLGALSHNVQQLVQFLSPRTQLMAVVKADAYGHGAVTIAQTVLQSGASWLGVATVPEGIQLREAGIEAPILILGATHTPEQIHAIAHWKLQPTLCSPKQALIFSNVLEAINYGFPVPIHIKLDTGMSRLGTDWQQAAEFVQLVQRLPHLTIASIYSHLATADSLDPTVMQEQHRRFEQAIAQLKEIGIKIPCLHLANSAATLTDSALHYDIVRVGLAVYGLYPAAHLHTAIHLKPVLQLKARVTQVKTIAAGTGVSYSHKFIAPHELRLAVVGIGYADGVPRNLSQNMQVLIRGQRVPQIGTITMDQLMLDVSAIPDLQEGEIVTLLGEQGKEQISANDWAEQLNTISWEILCGFKHRLPRVAVI